The stretch of DNA ttcgtgcgccggcaaagccggcgtacacccggctctATTTCTTCctggtacccggcgaagcgggtaatcatctagtatatatatatatatactagaggaatacccggcttcgccggggtgaatcgcgagacagagacagacagcgtggcggttcatcacaatcacctctgcaagcgaagtcctgtcaaacgggattgagcattttagagcttatttcttagccctatattatctgttgtggcttctcaaatgccagaacatacagacagacgaaagccgctagaccccatcacaaacagaactctacaatcaacaggttttttcccacacacacacacacaaacacacacacagagaagccgtatatatatatatatgtatatctatatctataaatatatagagataggtgagagtgtattttttgcgtggctataaattgattcgaccttttcactttgacagtaagaacaacttacgggtgcaagggaagcgttctggacagcgcagtgacattctaaaaatagtacctcagaaacgggaatttggggtgaacggcgcgacagagacagacagcgtggcggttcaccacaatcacctttgaaaggcgaagtcctgtcaaacgggattgagaatttttgagcttatttcttagccctatatcatctgctgtggcttctcacatgccagaacatacagacagacaaaagccgctagaccccatcacaaacagaactctataatacataggtttttgcccacacacacacacaaacacacacacacacagagaagccgtatatatatatgcatatctgtatctataaatatatagagataggtgagagtgtatttttcgcgtggctataaattgattcgaccttttcactttgacagtaagaacaacttacgggtgcaagggaagcgttgtggacagcgcagtggacagcgcagtgacattctaaaaataatagtaacttacaactgaacgggaaagccacacgaaggaagggagataaacgccaaacactggagaagataaggaagagttacttataatggtgaaatgaacacaaaaacgaaaatgagttcagcgctgcgcgctgagagcacgtgttgaaatatctcatcgatgatattgtgtccggggtgtagctgaatacggtgtccaaatttgaaaaagatccaccgagaactttggcgttgtgatgtggtgtagcggctatggtgtgtcggtatgggggcccgggtaagctgaggtggaaccaaaatagctgaggtggaaccaaaatcggttccgcgctgcgcgctgagagcacgtgttgaaatatcgaccaggttgtgtcgtgtcccgggtctacttgaatatgcccaccaaatttgaagcagatccatcgagaactttggccgtgcatcgcgcacagacacacagatacacagacagacacacagacactagtcgtatatatatatagatacgcaTGGATATATACAGACTAAAAGATGTTTAATTATGTAACATGATGTGATCCAGTCTTTCTTATTCGTTTTGGAGGTGTTTGACTTCAGTTTCTTTAGACATATGCCTACAAGTGAACATAGAAGTCTCAGCCCaaaaagcagaagaaaaaaaagaagatttcgTAAATATTTCATTTAGTACATGAAATCTCACCCACCCACTCCAAATAAGAGaaagaaagttgaaaaaaacaaaaaccctgatgacatctctctctctctctctctctcaaatataattaaattacgaattcatgaaacatcattcaaggaatattacatgctgtttcttttacaaaacttataaaaactattatcaagcagctggcaaaatataactgtactctctgattatattgaaaaacatgattatatataattcatgaaggattttttttatacaaacacatatttccctgttatatataattttcaagcattgctaaagaatcctaatgcatcttaaaatgtcttattggttgcttgacatgttaattatggtaaatatgtcatttgtactattgttaaacttatcttttatttcttcttgtttgttacccctcaatgggcgagggccggatgaaaagaagcatgtatacattgcttattctgtcaccctcgtaaaataagtttcaattcaatacaattctctttctcacacacacacacacatgcaagcatttacacacacatgcacaaacacaaagtTTTCCTGATTACATTTAATTCAATAACGGTTTTCATTCATGAATCACCATACAAAACGTAATGTACAGTAGGTAGCCCTATAAACAAACATGATTAAATTCTATCTACATTGTATGCATTTGggtaggctctctctctctctctcttacacacacgcacacacactttctctctctctctgtctctctctgcccatGCTGAATACGCAGTACATATTATTATATAATATACCCATGATGTTCTTCCCAAGGTAAATGAACTATCAATATATATAGCTTCATCTCCATCAAATAAGTTTCTGTAACTGACATGATTAAAAAAGACAAATCTGACAGAAAATTGCACTTTCATAAGGAAAAACTGCATGTCCACCTGTGAATGAACATGAATCGCTGGTTATGACAACTTATGTCCTGATAGCAATTGAAAATAGTTTGGCAATGCTAGTGCATGAGTTTATTGAGGCATGAACCATGTAATCAAAGTGCAGTCATAAATGTCACACAATTATTTGCAGCATTTATGGTAAGCTGATCTGGTGTGGAGAATGGAAAAGTctaaaacccaaaacaaaaatccctacaaaataaagcataacaatgtttttttcttctctcttacTAATCACAGACTACTTCCCCCTCGTCCCCTCTCCCCTAACAAATAGTTTTCTTAAAGTAAAAACCAGCTTTCAAGTGAGACTGTAAACTAAAAAGAGTACAGCTCACCCGAATAATGTCATCTCCTTCATTTCTCGCTCCTTATTGTGACAAACATATTTTAGGAGAGAGAACAACCAAATTAGATTATCATTagaaaacagtaaaaaaaattgcgTTTGAAATGGATTAATTAATCACAGTTAATGAATGGTAAAGTCTATGCAGCTACGGGATCCTGTGGCACGTATTTCCTCTTGCTGACCAGTATTCTGTGGTTGGACACGGTGGCTGCATACAGAAAATTGTCGTAGAcaactgaaaaaaaacccagaaaacAGCAGTGAACTTGTTAAATATATATGCTTTATTTTACCATAGAATAATCTTAACATATCGAAGAGCCCCTcccaccctaccccccccccctacctcccccccccccattcacaATAATATCGCTTTAAGTGCGTTAATCATAGCCATCATCCTCTCTTCCAACACccttaaaaaatttttttttttttaaaaacaataacaagaacaaacaaatgcaagcaatcaatcaaccatCCAAACCATTTTGAAGTACGTGACTACTTTTTCTTTCAgttttgaaggaaaaaagatTTACGAGGCTTTATGCAAAGAGTGTTTCGTAATCAAGAATCAACCCATTATGCCTTCTGAGCAATCTCACCTGACCCATAATTATTTGGTTTCAACAATTTATTCAAATATTTTCCGAAATACAACATATTTACAGCAGAATCCTtcttttaacccttacactggtgcaattctgtaacacaatgttacatagccactggtgaatcaACAGAGtgaaaattaaagaaaatcggtcatataggttttcgcatccatgggaggtaatcggaattgaccaaacagactgagccagtagcgcgacatatgttgtgacaaccaggtgacagtatacgtaaagtagcgcgacatatgtcgcgacaaccagcttAATTAGTGTTAtgaacccccaatttaagacttctccaTTTTTCAGAccttgattttttcagattttttgttcataacatgTACTTCCATTTTTACATTCTCTCCTTTTTTAGACCGAATTTTCCACCtcacatttttggaggtcttaaaagcgtGGTTCCACTGCATATGGAATTGGAAGTATAACATTTGGCAGATGACCATAATTCTCACCTGAGAGTCTCTTGAAAGCGTCTTTCTTTTCACTTGTGTTGACCAGACGCACTGCAGTCAGAACCATCTTGCTGATCTTGGTTGCTACGGTTTCATCGTTCTCCAGCTCACCGCCTGACTGAAGTAAAAATAACACAACGAAACCATGATGTTAGTTAATATTTCAAGATACAGTCAAACCTCCCCTGGCGAGAACCTCTCCATGACGACCATGATCTACCCACCACAAAAGATCCACAACgagtattttttttataaaactaatCTTCCACAGCGACCGCTTGTCTGTAAGAATAACTTTTGATCTGTCCTTTGGGTGATCTGTTTGGACAGGTGGACAAGTTTTTGTTGGTCAAACTACTTATTTCTGCTTCAAAACCCAATGCAACACTCATTGAAGCTAATAGATGTTTACAAAAATCACCATTTCGTTGATCCTTGTTTCTACCCTTTCATTCTTCTCTAGTCTAGCTCACCCACCTGATTGAAAATAATTAACCTTCActggatcacgctttggactacacagtccggatgatgtgggtcgtgtacgacccatactttccaaagaaggattcaacgtaaaaagtatgggtcgtccacgacccacagtGAAGGATAACACAGCAAAAACATGGTGTAAATTAATATCTTGAGAATGAGATACAGTGACAGGAAGACACCCTTGGCACCAGCCAAAAGCGTCCCTTATATGCAGGTGTAGCCTTTCATGAGAGGGTTTCATTACCTAAATTAAGACAGAAAGGGACAACAGAATGTGtaatctttaaaaaaacaaaaacgaacataGCTTTCTTGTTGAACAATACTTTTGAGAGGGTTTGAATGGTTAATgggaagggaggcaactcctGTAATTAGCATTGCCCCTTTTTATGATGGATAGCTTCCCTTGCATCAAACCTATTTTGAACAACCCTGACAATGTGTCACATTGGCCACTGAAGGGTTAGCCTTGAACAGTTCAGTGTATTCCTCATTAATTGTCATTCTCTTCTCTACACATTGACACATCTCCTAATCTCACTTATAATACACAATatcacatgtatacacacagaATGACAGACCAAACAATGGACAGACAGATGAACACATTAAACCCAAGATCTAACCAATCGAGACAGAACACACTCACTTGACACCATAAGTGACACCAAATTACTtaacaataacatcacatagATACGGATTCAACTGTCCTGGGCATGATTAAGACAGAAGCAGATGAGTAAACAATGtttaaaaggaaaacaaattattagaatAATAATGAACAATTAAAACAAatctataataatgataattacggtgaccccccccccccctttttacaacctgcaaaaatacaagaaaatcaggtcttaaatgggagggtgtcttgaaatggaggtaaaGTTATAGAGttaataaacagaaaatctgacagTGACAAAACatcttaaattagggggtcttaaTTACGGTCCGTTCCACTGTAATACATGTACAGGCACTCACACTGACAACAGCACCATCTTCTGTCAGAACCAAGTAGCCCAGAGAGTCGGGGATACGTTCAATGCCTTGTCCTGCCATTGTTACTGCTTGTGATCAGTTGTACGTGCGAGGCTGTCAACGTCTCGGTGCTAGCTAGTCTCTGTAGTTGCAGTACCGTCAGTCAATGCCTCTACACTGATTTCAATTCTGCAAGGAAAGAAAAGCTTGATAATGGTGCATATATAATTTATACTCTTCCAAATAAGAGAAATAACCAGTCAAAAAAATTTTGTCACGGCCAGGACTCTTTTGTAGCATGTGCATTAAAATGTTTTGCCCTGGCATGTTTTGCGCTGATTTTATAGGACTTTGAAAACCAACCCATTTTcctcaaaaaacaacaacaatctttctgtatcaaaaaacaagaaaggtaagatgttggaacgttgttatcgacaaaattacgttacaatCACGAATCagtatatcgacccaacggtcttttaagtgaacagacaaacaaatatcacaAAATTTATCTTCATGAAACTAAAATGATGAAGATGGCATGATGTATTACGCACacagaagaacaaaacaaacaagagggtTGTCGTAATACATCATGCCATATTTCTTCATCATTTTAATTTCAtgaagataagttttgtgtgatatttgtttgtctgttcacttaaaaggctgttgggtcgacatatttgtgattgtaacgttattttgtcaataacaatgttccaacaacttacctttcttgtttttttattcagaattttggaacgttggcagtctctttgttttttggatttattttatccaatctttctgtgtttatagCATGGTGCAATGAAACAGTCAATTTGTGAATTCTAAAAAAGGCAAATTATTGGATCCTTAGTTAATGTTATACAAATTTGGGAAGATTGTGCACTTTTGACTGCatggtccttaactttttgtcaAGAGTATGTACACATAGATATCCTAATCTATATCTCTAGGCAAAAATTTATACAGCCATAACACCTGTA from Littorina saxatilis isolate snail1 linkage group LG13, US_GU_Lsax_2.0, whole genome shotgun sequence encodes:
- the LOC138945359 gene encoding ragulator complex protein LAMTOR4-like, translating into MAGQGIERIPDSLGYLVLTEDGAVVSSGGELENDETVATKISKMVLTAVRLVNTSEKKDAFKRLSVVYDNFLYAATVSNHRILVSKRKYVPQDPVAA